One part of the Microbulbifer sp. THAF38 genome encodes these proteins:
- a CDS encoding cryptochrome/photolyase family protein has protein sequence MKTLRLILGDQLNHKHSWFRENHQNIYYFIAEMRQETDYVAHHIQKVVAFFESMQNFARWLESKGQQVIYYQIDNKKNQQNLEANIQILVDQLNIQKFEYQLPDEYRLDAQLKTIVKKLSIESEVYDTEHYLTKRNYLESFFLEKKSYLMESFYRHMRKEHNILIDKKGEPIGNQWNFDKGNRKKWNEDREPPQQYLFRKNVEKTLKRIQKEKIKTIGTINPKHFTWPTSRADSLKLLNHFCKQLLPHFGDYQDAMDPNEAYLFHSRLSFSLNCKLLSPSEVINHAIDHWESNKKSIHINQIEGFIRQILGWREYMRGIYWQEMPSYSKLNKLRNYNPLPNFYWTGETDMYCLKSAINNSLKHAYAHHIQRLMITGNFALLTQTDPDQVDAWYLGIYIDAIQWVELPNTRGMSQYADGGLVATKPYISSGSYINKMSNYCQNCRYDVKKRTGSDACPFNSLYWNFLLQKRDHFKKNPRMSMMLSLVDKLTSKEKKDIQVQAENFIKSIHRN, from the coding sequence TTGAAGACACTGAGACTTATACTGGGCGACCAACTTAACCATAAGCATTCTTGGTTTAGAGAAAACCATCAAAATATTTATTACTTCATTGCTGAGATGCGACAGGAGACAGACTACGTTGCTCATCATATTCAAAAAGTGGTTGCTTTTTTTGAGTCAATGCAAAACTTTGCCAGATGGCTTGAATCAAAAGGCCAGCAAGTAATTTACTACCAAATAGACAACAAGAAAAACCAGCAAAACCTCGAAGCAAATATTCAAATATTAGTCGATCAGTTGAATATTCAGAAATTTGAATACCAGCTCCCCGATGAATATCGCCTTGATGCTCAACTAAAGACAATCGTTAAAAAGCTATCAATTGAGTCTGAAGTCTATGACACCGAACACTACCTAACCAAAAGGAACTATCTGGAAAGTTTCTTCTTGGAAAAGAAATCTTATTTAATGGAAAGCTTCTATCGCCATATGCGCAAGGAGCACAATATTCTTATTGACAAAAAAGGCGAGCCTATTGGCAATCAATGGAACTTTGATAAAGGTAATCGAAAAAAGTGGAATGAAGATAGAGAACCCCCTCAACAATATCTATTCCGAAAGAATGTTGAAAAAACGCTTAAGCGCATCCAGAAAGAAAAAATAAAAACCATTGGTACTATCAATCCAAAACATTTTACCTGGCCAACGAGTCGTGCAGACAGTCTCAAACTGCTCAATCACTTTTGCAAGCAATTGTTGCCGCACTTTGGTGATTATCAGGATGCCATGGACCCTAATGAGGCGTATCTATTCCATAGCCGATTAAGCTTTTCTCTCAATTGCAAATTGCTATCCCCCAGCGAAGTTATTAACCATGCAATTGATCACTGGGAATCCAATAAAAAGAGTATTCACATTAATCAAATAGAGGGTTTCATCCGGCAAATTCTCGGCTGGCGAGAATATATGCGCGGCATTTATTGGCAGGAGATGCCAAGCTATAGTAAGCTAAACAAACTACGCAATTACAACCCTCTTCCCAACTTCTACTGGACAGGCGAAACCGATATGTACTGCCTAAAAAGTGCTATCAACAACAGCCTGAAACACGCCTATGCCCACCATATTCAGCGCTTAATGATTACCGGTAACTTTGCCTTACTAACACAAACGGACCCGGATCAGGTAGATGCATGGTATTTGGGGATATATATCGATGCCATACAGTGGGTAGAATTACCTAATACCCGAGGTATGAGCCAGTATGCCGATGGTGGACTGGTTGCAACAAAACCTTATATTAGTAGCGGCTCATATATAAATAAAATGAGCAACTACTGCCAAAACTGCAGATACGACGTCAAGAAAAGAACTGGAAGCGATGCATGTCCCTTTAATAGCCTTTACTGGAATTTTCTCTTGCAGAAGAGGGACCATTTTAAGAAAAATCCGCGAATGTCTATGATGCTCAGTCTTGTGGACAAACTAACCAGTAAAGAAAAAAAAGATATCCAAGTTCAAGCTGAAAACTTCATTAAATCTATACATAGAAACTAG
- a CDS encoding VOC family protein has translation MKSNCLHLAIPAGDLEVAKKFYCGVFGCKTGNSEEGRWVDIDFWGNELTLHQSEEKLPNVRHKVDMGAVAVPHFGIHLPEDEFQALKARIEAAGLEYLDKPYRRFVGSEYEQETFFIEDPNGNVLEMKTMVNPELMFK, from the coding sequence ATGAAATCTAATTGTTTACACCTTGCAATCCCCGCGGGGGACCTTGAGGTAGCTAAAAAATTTTATTGTGGCGTATTCGGTTGTAAAACCGGAAACAGTGAAGAGGGGCGTTGGGTAGATATCGATTTCTGGGGTAACGAACTGACTCTGCACCAGAGTGAAGAAAAGCTACCCAACGTACGCCACAAGGTAGATATGGGAGCAGTTGCTGTTCCCCATTTCGGTATTCACCTACCGGAGGATGAATTCCAGGCGCTGAAAGCCCGTATCGAAGCTGCTGGTCTGGAGTACCTGGATAAGCCTTACCGCCGCTTCGTTGGCAGTGAATACGAACAAGAAACTTTCTTTATTGAGGACCCCAACGGTAACGTGTTGGAGATGAAGACTATGGTTAATCCGGAACTGATGTTTAAGTGA
- a CDS encoding outer membrane protein OmpK translates to MKPTKPLLLLASGLLSVAAQAEMTWSDNSLSLLYGRDYEMNYSLTTDDSERSVVTFEHASGHSWGDLFIFADYLHSEDGSKELYSEISPRLSLGKLSDRELAWGPVTDVLVATAVELGNMDDPDHLTATGPHFTNVLAGLGFDLAVPGFSFVQVNAYRRDNDDKASNEQLTLVWAMPFTLGDSSFVYDGFIDWTSASEDAHPSMNFTSQLKWDLGANWGEPKALYAGIEYVHWNDKFGFKDGTFNTDSNERNVNLLVKYHF, encoded by the coding sequence ATGAAACCAACCAAGCCCCTGCTACTACTGGCCTCCGGCCTGTTGTCCGTAGCTGCTCAAGCTGAAATGACTTGGAGCGACAACAGCCTCAGCCTGCTGTATGGCCGCGACTATGAAATGAACTACAGCTTGACCACCGATGATTCCGAGCGCTCTGTAGTGACCTTTGAGCACGCCAGTGGTCACAGCTGGGGCGACCTGTTTATCTTTGCCGACTACCTGCACTCAGAGGATGGCTCCAAAGAACTCTATTCAGAAATTTCTCCGCGTCTGAGCCTGGGGAAGCTCAGCGATCGTGAACTGGCTTGGGGGCCGGTAACCGATGTGTTGGTAGCAACTGCCGTAGAGCTGGGCAATATGGATGACCCCGATCACCTCACTGCAACAGGCCCGCATTTCACCAATGTTCTGGCAGGTCTTGGTTTCGACCTTGCAGTTCCAGGTTTCTCCTTTGTTCAAGTGAACGCCTACCGCCGCGATAACGATGACAAGGCCAGCAACGAGCAGCTGACCCTGGTTTGGGCTATGCCGTTTACCCTGGGTGACTCCAGCTTCGTATACGACGGTTTTATCGATTGGACCAGCGCCTCCGAAGATGCACACCCAAGCATGAACTTTACCTCCCAGCTCAAGTGGGACTTAGGCGCAAATTGGGGCGAGCCAAAAGCCCTGTATGCCGGTATCGAATACGTACATTGGAATGACAAATTTGGGTTCAAAGATGGAACCTTTAATACCGACTCCAATGAGCGCAATGTTAACCTGCTAGTAAAGTACCACTTCTGA
- a CDS encoding NCS2 family permease, whose translation MKPSDIQTSATPGSGIPQAGGDASLLEKLFKLSERQTNVRREVIAGVTTFLTMAYIIFVNPNILAAAGMDKGAVFMATCLAAAIGCLIMGLYANYPIALAPGMGLNAFFAYVVVGEMGYSWQVALGAVFISGVVFLLLSIFKLREWIIDSIPTSLRQSLAAGIGLFLAIIALKSSGIVVASPATLVTLGDLKSVEALLAALGFFIIVALSYRRMLGSVMIGILAVTVIALAIGKVEFTGLISAPPSLAPTYLELDIAGAFEVGMISVIFAFLFVDLFDTAGTLLSVSDRAKLLDKDGKLPGMGKALMADSSASVVGSVLGSSTTTCYVESTAGITAGGRTGLTAVVCAGLFLLATFFSPLIGMIPAYATAGALLYVGVLMTSGLSSIDWDDITEAAPAVIAAVMMPLSFSIAHGIALGFIAYAVIKTLSGRSKDVSISVYVLSALFIAKFAFF comes from the coding sequence ATGAAACCCTCTGATATCCAAACATCAGCGACCCCAGGGTCTGGTATTCCCCAGGCAGGCGGCGACGCCTCTTTACTGGAAAAGCTGTTCAAGCTGTCTGAGCGTCAGACGAATGTTCGCCGGGAAGTGATTGCCGGTGTGACCACCTTCCTGACCATGGCTTACATCATTTTTGTAAACCCGAACATCCTGGCTGCTGCCGGCATGGATAAGGGCGCCGTATTTATGGCGACCTGTCTTGCTGCGGCGATTGGCTGTTTGATCATGGGGCTTTACGCCAACTACCCCATCGCCCTGGCGCCGGGAATGGGTCTGAACGCCTTCTTCGCCTATGTAGTGGTGGGCGAGATGGGCTACAGCTGGCAAGTGGCCCTGGGAGCGGTGTTTATATCGGGGGTAGTGTTCCTGCTGCTCAGTATCTTTAAGCTGCGGGAGTGGATAATCGACAGTATTCCCACTTCCCTGCGGCAATCCCTGGCAGCCGGTATCGGCCTGTTCCTGGCGATCATTGCTCTGAAGAGCTCGGGAATTGTTGTCGCCAGCCCGGCCACCCTAGTGACACTGGGTGACCTCAAATCCGTTGAAGCTCTGCTGGCGGCCCTGGGCTTCTTTATTATTGTGGCTCTGTCCTATCGCCGTATGCTCGGCTCTGTAATGATCGGCATTCTCGCGGTCACCGTTATTGCCCTGGCGATCGGAAAAGTAGAGTTCACCGGCCTGATTTCCGCACCGCCGAGCCTGGCTCCCACTTACCTCGAGTTGGATATTGCCGGCGCCTTCGAAGTCGGCATGATCAGCGTGATCTTCGCTTTCCTGTTCGTAGACCTGTTTGATACTGCCGGCACCCTATTGAGTGTCTCCGACCGCGCCAAGCTTTTGGACAAGGACGGTAAGCTGCCGGGCATGGGCAAGGCTCTGATGGCAGACAGCTCGGCTTCTGTTGTGGGTTCCGTACTGGGCTCCTCCACCACCACTTGTTATGTTGAGAGCACCGCGGGGATTACCGCGGGCGGACGCACCGGTCTCACCGCAGTTGTCTGTGCCGGTCTGTTCTTGCTGGCGACCTTCTTCTCTCCGTTGATCGGCATGATCCCCGCCTATGCGACTGCCGGTGCCCTGCTGTATGTCGGCGTTCTGATGACTTCCGGTCTGTCTTCCATCGACTGGGATGACATCACCGAAGCCGCTCCAGCGGTAATTGCGGCAGTGATGATGCCACTGTCATTCTCCATCGCTCACGGTATTGCACTGGGCTTTATTGCCTACGCAGTCATCAAAACACTGAGCGGGCGCAGCAAAGACGTCAGTATCAGTGTCTACGTGTTGTCAGCTCTCTTTATTGCCAAGTTCGCCTTTTTCTGA
- a CDS encoding phosphoribosyltransferase, with protein sequence MKKHFISAQQLLIDSYALAEQIYQSGFRPNYIVGVWRGGAPVGIAVQELLHVMGVDADHIAIRTSSYLGIGERGKKVRVHGLNYLIKRLESHDSLLIVDDVHDSGLSIEQTIEDLRAACKKNTPEIRIATPYYKPKNNKAKREPDYFIHKTEEWLVFPHEIDGLSREEILENKPELAPFIDRIATAV encoded by the coding sequence ATGAAAAAGCACTTTATCAGCGCACAGCAACTTCTGATTGATTCCTACGCGCTTGCGGAGCAAATCTATCAGAGCGGCTTCCGCCCCAATTACATCGTTGGTGTATGGCGTGGCGGCGCTCCGGTAGGTATTGCAGTACAGGAATTGCTGCACGTGATGGGTGTGGATGCGGACCATATCGCGATCCGAACTTCCTCCTACCTCGGCATCGGCGAACGCGGCAAGAAAGTTCGTGTGCATGGCCTGAACTACCTGATCAAGCGCCTTGAGTCCCACGACTCTCTACTGATCGTTGACGATGTACACGACTCCGGCCTAAGTATTGAGCAAACTATCGAAGACCTGCGTGCGGCCTGCAAAAAGAACACGCCGGAAATTCGTATCGCAACGCCTTACTACAAGCCGAAAAACAACAAGGCCAAGCGCGAGCCGGATTACTTTATCCACAAGACCGAAGAGTGGCTGGTATTCCCTCACGAAATCGACGGCCTATCACGGGAGGAGATCCTGGAGAACAAGCCTGAACTGGCCCCTTTCATTGACCGGATTGCTACCGCAGTCTGA
- a CDS encoding aspartate aminotransferase family protein, translating into MNDKLAGLTQKQLDAHWMPYTGNRQFKRDPRIITAAEGCYYTSADGRPIFDGLSGLWTCGAGHNRKEITKAISQQLETLDYAPSFQFGHPTSFELAERITQFMPAGLNRIFFTNSGSEATETSLKIARAYWRKRGLSAKTKLIGRIKGYHGVNFGGISVGGIGANRAMFGPALDTEHLSHTLLPENRFCMGQPQLGAYLADELLELITLHDASNIAAVIIEPMAGSAGVLPPPEGYLQRLREICNEHQILLIFDEVITAFGRMGTATAAEFFGVVPDILNTAKQITNGAFPMGAVAVHQSIYDTFMECAGPDYQLELAHGYTYSAHPGACAAALATLEILERDNLFKCAAELAYVLEEYIHQLRNLPLINDIRNCGLATGLTIESAPGEPLQHPFRIAMKMWSKGFYIRYGGDTIQLGVPFISTNEEIDGLVNALAESILEVANGK; encoded by the coding sequence ATGAACGACAAACTCGCAGGGCTCACCCAGAAACAACTCGATGCCCACTGGATGCCTTACACCGGCAACCGTCAGTTTAAACGAGACCCTCGTATCATTACTGCTGCCGAAGGCTGCTACTATACCAGCGCTGATGGTCGCCCAATCTTCGATGGCCTCTCCGGGCTGTGGACTTGTGGTGCTGGGCATAATCGAAAAGAAATCACCAAAGCCATCAGCCAGCAATTGGAAACTCTCGACTACGCCCCCTCCTTTCAGTTTGGCCACCCTACGTCCTTTGAACTGGCTGAACGCATCACACAATTTATGCCCGCGGGTCTCAATCGTATCTTTTTTACCAATTCTGGATCTGAAGCCACAGAAACCTCTCTGAAAATTGCCCGTGCTTATTGGCGTAAAAGAGGCCTTTCAGCAAAGACCAAACTTATCGGCCGCATAAAGGGTTATCACGGGGTAAATTTCGGAGGAATCAGCGTTGGCGGTATCGGTGCGAACCGGGCAATGTTTGGCCCGGCACTCGATACCGAGCACTTGTCACACACGCTGTTGCCTGAAAACCGCTTTTGTATGGGACAGCCCCAACTGGGTGCCTATCTAGCCGATGAACTACTCGAATTAATTACACTGCATGATGCCAGCAATATTGCTGCAGTAATAATTGAACCCATGGCCGGCTCAGCGGGTGTACTTCCACCACCGGAAGGCTATCTCCAACGGCTTCGTGAAATCTGCAATGAACACCAGATACTATTGATTTTTGATGAGGTCATTACTGCTTTTGGCAGAATGGGCACGGCTACCGCAGCGGAATTTTTTGGAGTGGTACCGGATATCCTCAATACCGCCAAGCAGATTACCAACGGCGCTTTTCCTATGGGCGCCGTCGCAGTGCACCAGAGTATCTACGATACCTTTATGGAGTGCGCTGGACCAGACTACCAACTTGAGCTGGCCCATGGCTATACCTACTCAGCCCACCCAGGGGCCTGCGCTGCTGCGCTGGCTACCTTGGAAATCCTTGAGCGGGATAACCTGTTCAAGTGCGCTGCAGAACTGGCCTATGTACTAGAGGAGTACATTCACCAACTCAGAAATCTACCTCTGATCAATGATATTCGCAATTGTGGCCTAGCCACGGGCCTAACGATTGAATCCGCTCCAGGGGAACCACTGCAACACCCCTTTCGAATTGCCATGAAAATGTGGAGTAAAGGTTTTTATATTCGCTATGGTGGCGATACTATCCAGTTGGGAGTGCCATTTATTTCCACTAATGAGGAAATCGACGGTCTGGTCAATGCCCTAGCAGAATCTATTCTAGAAGTAGCCAATGGGAAATAG